The genome window CATCGCGCTGGTCGCCAGCGGTTTCCACAGCGGGAACTTCAGCGTCGGCCTGCACGGCGGCACGCATACCATCGACTTCGCCGCGGTGCTGACCGCGGTGGCCACCGCCGGCATCGTGTTCAGCTTCAACGGCTTCCAGAGCCCGGTGAACCTGGCCGGCGAGGCGCGCGATCCCGGGCGCAGCATTCCGTTCGCGGTGCTCGGTTCGATCGCGCTGGCCACGGTGATCTACGTGATCCTGCAGGTGGCCTACATCGGCGCGGTGCCGCCGGAGCTGCTGGCCAAGGCCGGCTGGCACGGCATCGATTTCCGCTCGCCGTTCGCGCAGCTGGCGATCATCGTCAACCTGCACTGGCTGGCGATGCTGCTGTACGTGGACGCCTTCGTCAGCCCCAGCGGCACCGGCATCACCTACACCGCCACCACTGCGCGGATGATCTACGGCATGGAGCGCAACGGCACGCTGCCGGCGGTGCTGGGCAAGCTGCATCCGCACTGGGGCGTGCCGCGCCCGGCGATGTTATTCAACCTGGCGGTGTCCTACCTGTTCCTGTTCTTCTTCCGCGGCTGGGGCACGCTGGCCGCGGTGATCTCGGTGGCCACGATCATCTCCTACCTGACCGGCCCGATCAGCGCGATGGCGCTGCGCCGCCACGCGCCGGAGATGCACCGCCCGCTGCGCATCTTCGGCCTGCCGGTGCTGGCCGCCGCCGCCTTCGTGCTGGCCACCGAACTGCTGTACTGGGCGCGCTGGCCGCTGACCGGCGAGATCATTCTGCTGATGCTGGTGGCGCTGCCGGTGTACGCGTATTACCAGCACCGCCAGGGCTGGCAGGATTTCGGCCGGCACTTGCGCGGCGCCAGCTGGCTGATCGCCTACCTGCCGACCATCGCGCTGCTGTCGTGGGCCGGCAGCACCACCTTCGGCGGGCATGGCTACCTGTCCTATGGACCGGACCTGATCGTGGTCGGCGTGGTGGCGCTGGGCTTCTATTTCTGGGGCGTGCGCGCCGGCTGGCGCACGCCGTCGCTGCAGCAGGCCAGCGCCGGCTGAAGCCGGCGCGGGACTCGGGACCAGGGACTCGGGACCCGAAGAACGGAAGTCGGTAACGCTTCCGTTCGCGACGCTGCGCTTTTCCGGGTCCCCGGTCACCAGTCCCGGGGCCCGGCTCACTCCCGCTGCACGTCGCGGGTGGCGCGGAGCTCCAAGTCGCGGCTCCAGTTAAACCATTGCGGCGAGTTTGCCAGCTCGGTGCCCAAGCACCTGCAGGTCGCGCGCGGCGCCGGCGAAGGTCCAGCTCGACAGCCATCCGTCGCCGCGCTGGTGGTAGCGCTTGGCGGTGTAGGCGGCGGCCTTGCCGGCCTTGATCCCGCCGTCCACCCAGTCCTGCCCAGCCGCAAACGGCAGCGCCGGCACGCTGCGCTTGGCGAAGGAGAATCCGAGTGTAGCGACGCAGGCGGCGGGCGACCACACGCTGCCGGCGTCACCCAGGAGGACGTGATGCATATCTCAAATTTCGATCGATACGTGCTCTAATCGCCGCGCTCGCGAAGCGCCTCGCAGTATCCGTGGACAACGCCATTTTCTGTGCGGTCAATCACGTTTCCCGCCTCATCCGCTCTCGATGATGCCCGCCATGCGCCCGCCTGCGCCCCCACCTTGGCCGCTCCGTCCTGGGCCGGCCGCTTTCGGAGTGAACAGAGATGATGTCGATGTCGAGCAAATCCCGTCTCACCCGCTGCGTACTGGCCGCAGCGTTGCTGGCGGCAAGCGGTTCGGCATGGAGCTACGCCATCAATGGCGGCAAGGTCGTAGACGACAAGGGCAACGCCGTGCAGCTGCGCGGCGTCAACTGGTTCGGTTTGGATGGCAACGTGCACACCGTGCACGGCCTGTGGGCGCGCAACTGGAAAGACATGATCACGCAGATGCAGGGCCTGGGCTTCAACGCGGTGCGCCTGCCGTTCTGCCCGCAGACCTTGAACGGCACCGCGCCGAGCAGCATCGACTACGGCCTCAATCCGGACCTGCATGGCCTGAGCGCGCTGCAGGTGATGGACAAGGTGATCAACGAACTCAGCCGCCGCGGCATGTACGTGCTGCTCGACCACCACACCCCGGACTGCAATGCGATTTCCGAGCTGTGGTACACCTCCTCCTACAGCGAGCAGCAGTGGCTCAAGGACCTGAGCTTCGTCGCCAAGCGCTACGCACGCGTGCCGGGCGTGATCGGCCTGGACCTGAAGAACGAGCCGCATGGCGCGGCCACCTGGGGCAGCGGCAATGCAAGCACCGACTGGAACAAGGCCGCCGAACGCGCTTCGGCGGCGGTGCTGAAGGTGGCGCCCAAATGGCTGATCCTTGTCGAGGGCATAAGTGATAGCGCTAACTGCTCCAGCAGCGGCGGCCACTTCTGGGGCGGCAACCTTGAGCCGCTGGCCTGCACCGCGCTGAAGATCCCGGCCAACCGCCTGCTGCTGGCACCGCATGTATACGGTCCGGACGTGTTCATGCAGTCCTATTTCAGCGCCTCCAATTTCCCGGCCAATATGCCGGCGATCTGGGAGCGGCATTTCGGCCAGTTCGCCAAATCCGGGCATGCCTTGCTGCTGGGCGAGTTCGGCGGCAAGTACGGCCAGGGCAATGCGCTGGACGTGCAGTGGCACAACGCGCTGGTCGACTACCTGATCGGCAAGGGCATCCACAGCGGCTTCTACTGGTCGTGGAATCCGAACAGCAACGACACCGGCGGCATCCTCAACGACGACTGGAAGTCGGTACGCACCGACAAGGTCACCCTGCTGAAGAAACTGTGGGGCGATTCCAGCAGTTCGACACCGACGCCCACTGCTGCCCTCAGTCCTGCGCTCACATCCAGCCAGGGCGGCGCCAGCTTCAGCACCAAGACCGTGGTGGACAGCGACTGGAATGCCGGCTATTGCCACCGCGTGCAGGTGACCAACACCGGCAAGGCCAGCGGCAACTGGGCGGTCAGCCTGTCGATCGGCGGCGCCGTCAACAACCTGTGGAATGCGACGTGGACGCAGTCCGGCAGCACGCTCAACGCTGCCGGCGTAGGCTGGAACAAGACCCTGGCCCCCGGCGCCAGCGCCGAATTCGGCTTCTGCGCCGCGCGCTGAGCGCCTGCAGCGACACCGTCGTTGCGCGTCCTGCGCGGCGATGGCAACGACCGGCAGCGCTCACGGCGCTGCCGGTCGCATTTCGGGCCAGCACCATGAGCGGCGGCGCGGATGACGATCGTTGCGTGCGCGGATCCGTCCTGCGCGACACATCGGACGCCGGGTTTCTCCTCGGCAGCGGCCGCCACTGAAACCGCTCCAGGCGCCGGCGGCTCGGCAAAGCCCCCGCGGCCAGGCATCGGTGCCGTGCCATAAGTCACGTACCGAGCCCGGCACGCGCCCTCTATGCTGGTCCATTGTTCTCTTCCTTCTTGCAGGCCCTGCCCATGCTCCGACCTTTGTCGCTGTTGATCTCCAGCATCCTCATCCTCGGCGCTGGCGCCGCCATCGCCCCGGCCAGCGCCGCGCCGCCGGCGCTGGCGGCCAAGGCCACCGTGCCGGAGATCGCCTACACCCGCTTCACCCTGCCCAACGGCCTGACCGTGGTGGTGCATGAAGACCACAAGGCGCCGGTGGTGGCGGTGAGCATCTGGTATCACATCGGCTCCGGCGACGAGCCGGCCGGCAAGACCGGCTTCGCCCATCTGTTCGAGCACCTGATGTTCTCCGGCTCGGAGAACCACAAGGGCACCTATTTCGAGCCGTTCGAAAAGGTCGGCGCCACCGACATGAACGGCACCACCTGGTTCGACCGCACCAACTACTTCGAGACCGTGCCGACCACCGCGCTGGACATGGCGCTGTGGATGGAATCGGACCGCATGGGCCACCTGCTCGGCGCGATCGGGCAGAAGGAACTGGATACCCAGCGCGGCGTGGTGCAGAACGAGAAGCGCCAGGGCGAGAACCGCCCGTACGGGCGCGTGGACGAGAACATCCTGGCCAACCTCTTCCCGGCCAACCACCCGTACCAGCACGACACCATCGGCTCGATGGCCGACCTCGACGCGGCCTCGCTGGACGACGTCAAGCAGTGGTTCCACGACAACTACGGCGCCGCCAACACCACCCTGGTGCTGGCCGGCGACATCACCGTGGCCCAGGCGAAGGCCAAGGCCGAGCAGTATTTCGGCGACATCCCCGCCGGCAGGCCGGTGCCGCGCCAGCAGCCGTGGATCACCCCGCTGGCCAGGCAGACCCGCGGCGTGCAGCACGACCACGTCGCGCAGCCGCGCCTCTACCGCACCTGGGTGGTGCCGCAGCTGGGCAGCGACGACGCCGTGCAGCTGGACCTGGCCACCACCGTGCTCGGCGGCGGCAAGACCAGCCGCCTGTACCAGCGCCTGGTGTACCGCGACAATCTGGTGGACGACGTCTCGGCCAGCATCCAGCCGTTCGCGCTGGCCAGCCAGCTGCAGATCAGCGCCGACGTGAAGGACGGCGTGGACCCGGCCAAGGTCGAGGCCGCCATCGCCGACGAATTGCAGAAGTTCCTGGCCGAAGGCCCGAGCGCCGACGAACTGCAGCGCGCGCAGATCGCTGCACGCGCCAGCTTCGTGCGCGGCCTGGAGGAGGTCGGCGGCAAGGCCGCGATCCTGGCCGAGGGCCAGGTCTACCGCAACGATCCGGGCGCCTACCAGCACGACCTGCAGCGCATCCAGGCCGCCACCGCGGCCAGCGTGCGCAAGGCCGCCGACACCTGGTTCGGCAAGGGCGACTACCTGCTGACCGTACTGCCGGCCGGCGACGGCTTCGACCCGGCGGCCGAGGACAAGGCAGTCAAGCCGCTGCCCGTGGCCGCAGGCAAGCCAGCACCCAAGCTACCGGCCAAGGCCAGCTACAGCGTCGGCAAGAACCAGGTGGACCGCGCCACCGGCATCCCGGAAACCAGCCAGTTCCCGAGCCTGAGCTTCCCGCAGCTGCAGCGCGGCAAGCTCAAGAACGGCATCCAGGTGGTGCTGGCCGAGCGCCACACCATCCCGGTGACCCAGATCGAACTGCTGTTCGACGCCGGCTATGCGGCCGACCATGGGCACAAGCCCGGCACCGCCAGCTTCAGCGCCGCGCTGATGAACGAGAGCACCGCCTCGCTGGATTCGGTGGAAGTGGCGCAGCGCCGCCAGCACCTGGGCGCGATCACCGCAGTGGGCTGCAACCTGGACGCCTGCAGCGCCTCGTTGAATGCGCTCAACGACCAGTTGCAACCCTCGCTGCAACTGTTCGCCGACATCGTGCGCAATCCGGCCTTCAAGGCGTCGGACATCGAGCGCATTCGCGGCCAGTGGCTGGCCGGCATCGCGCAGGAGAAGACCAAGCCCACCAAGCTGGCGATGCGCGCGTTGCCGCCGCTGCTGTACGGCACGACCCACCCCTACGGCATCCCGCTCACCGGCAGCGGTACCGAGGCGGCGATCCAGAGCCTGGATGCGCGCGACCTTCAGGCCTTCCACGACCAATGGCTGCGCCCGGACAACCTGCGCATCCTGGTGGCAGGCGACACCACGCTGGCGCAGATCGTCCCGCAACTGGACGCGGTGTTCGGCGACTGGAAAGCGCCTGACACCGCATTGCCGAAGAAAGACCTGCGCAATGTCGCAGCGCAGCCCGCGCCGCGCGTCTATCTGATGAATCGCCCGGACGCGCCGCAGTCAGTGATCATGGCCGGGTTGCTCGCGCCGTCGACCAAGGCGCCGGGCAACCTGGCCATCGACGTGGCCAACGATGCCTTCGGCGGCACCTTCACCTCGCGGTTGAACATGAACCTGCGCGAGGACAAGCGCTGGGCCTACGGCGCCAACAGCTTCATGCTGGACGCGCAGGGCCAGCGCCCGTTCCTGTTCTTCGCCCCGGTGCAGACCGACAAGACCGCCGAGTCGGCCGCCGAGATCCTGAAGGAAGCCAAGGCCGTGGTCGGCGCCAAGCCGCTGACCGCCGAGGAGATCGCCAACATCAAGAACCAACGCATCCGCGCCCTGCCGGGCAGCTACGAGACCACCGGCGCGGTGCTGGGCGCGGTCGAGAGCATCGTCCAGTACGGGCGTGCGGACGACTACGTGCAGACCCTGAAGGTGCGCCTGGAAGGCATCGACCAGAACGCGGCGGAAGCGGCGATCAAGGACATCGTCGCGCCGCAGGCGATGACCTGGGTCATCGTCGGCGACCTCAAGCAGATCGAGGCGCCGGTACGCGCGCTGAAGCTGGGCCAGGTGCAGGTGCTGGACAGCGACGGCCAGCCGGTCAAGGCGAACGCCGCCAAGCAGTAACGCGACACGCGCATGGCCGGGAACTGCCGGCCATGCGTTGCAAGGCGGCGTGCGGGCGGGATCGCCCGCGACGCTGGACGTCTCGGTAGCCCCCCCCTGCGCAGTGGTCCACACGCTGCCCAGCTGCGTCGTCCTGCACAGCCGTCGAGAGTGCTTGATCCTGCCGACTGGCAGCGAATTTCTTAGTTGTCGCGGCAGTGCGCGAGTGGCGCGCGGTGTTCGAGCAACTGCGCATGTCGGACAGGGACTGCGCGCTGGTGAGCACCGCCTTCCGGCGTGCCGCGGAGGTGGGCATGCGCGAAGTGGAACACCATCTGTAAACAACACCGCCGGCCGTCCAGCCAGGACACGGAAAGCATCGCCTCCAGGCACGCTGATCAGCTGGGTGATGCGCAGACCCGGTGCTCCTGCCAGATGTCGCGACCACCGGAACAGCCGATTGGCCCCGCTTTTGCATCGCTTGCGGCATGCCACCGGCCATGCCTCCGTTCAAGCCGATCGTAACGCGGCCGCTATCATCAGATCGGCTATACGCGCCATGCGCTGCCAGGATCGCGGCGCATGCGCGCCTGTTCCTCGGCGAACGGCCGCCACCGCCGCCAATCACCCGCCTCCTCCTTCGGTCGTTTACCATGCCGCACGCATCCTGCTCTGGACCCGAGATGAGCCATGCCGCTCCTCCCTGTTGCACGCCGCTGCTGAGCCTGTCGCTGGGCCTGCTGCTGGGCAACTACGACACCGCCTCGGCGCAGCCCGCGCCGCGCGCGATGCAGACCGCGCGGGCGCCGGCGCCGCTGACCCCGGACCTGGCCTATCCCGAACTGTTCCAGGCCGTGCAGCAGCAGGAACTGTTCGACGACCAAAAGCACTTCGTCGATGCGTTGCCGCTGCGCGACCCGGCGCTGATCAACGCCGACTACCTGGCCCAGCGCCAGCAGCCGGGCTTCGACCTGCGCCGCTTCGTCGCCGCCAACTTCGAGGAATCCGGCCCGGTGCAGACCGAGGCGATCCGCCAAGACACCGGCCTGCGCGAGCACATCGATGCGCTGTGGCCGCTGCTGGTGCGGCGCCAGGTGGACGTGCCGGCGCACAGCAGCCTGCTGTCGCTGCCGCAGCCCTACGTGGTGCCGGGCGGGCGCTTCCGCGAGGTCTACTACTGGGATTCGTACTTCACCATGCTCGGCCTGGTCGAGAGCGGCGAACGCGAACGCAGCCGGCAAATGCTGGACAACTTCGCCTACCTGATCGACACCTACGGGCACATCCCCAACGGCAACCGCAGCTACTACCTGAGCCGCTCGCAGCCGCCGTTCTTCTCGCACATGGTGCAGCTGCAGGCCAAGGTGGAAGGCGACGCCGCCTATGCGCGCTACCTGCCGCAGCTGCAGAAGGAATACGCGTACTGGATGCAGGGCGCGCAGGCGCTGGCGCCGGGCAGCGCGCAGGCGCACGTGGTGCGGCTGGCCGACGGCAGCCTGCTCAACCGCTACTGGGACGCGCGCGACACGCCGCGCCCGGAAGCCTGGCTGCACGACGTGCGCACTGCGGCACAGGCCAAGGACCGCCCCGCCGCCGAGGTCTACCGCGATCTGCGCGCCGGCGCCGAGAGCGGCTGGGACTATTCCAGCCGCTGGCTCGGCGACCGCAAGACCCTGGCCACCATCCGCACCACCGCCATCGTCGCGGTCGATCTCAACAGCCTGCTCTACCACCTCGAAACCACCCTGGCCCTGGCCTGCAAAAAGAACCCGGGCGCTTCGGGCTGCGACACCGACTACGCGGCCCTGGCCAGCGCGCGCAAGACCGCGATGGACAAGCACCTGTGGAGCGATGCCGGCTACTACGCCGACTACGACTGGCAACAGCGCCGGCTGCGCGAACAGGTCACCGCCGCGGCGCTGTATCCGCTGTTCGTCGGCATCGCCTCGCCGGCGCGCGCCAAGCGCAGCGCCGACACTGTGCAGGCGCAGCTGCTGCGTCCCGGCGGCCTGGCCACCACCCGCCTGCATACCGGTCAGCAATGGGACGAACCCAACGGCTGGGCGCCGCTGCAATGGATCGCGGTGGACGGCCTGCGCCGCTACGGCCAGGACGCGCTGGCGCAGCGCATCGGCAGCCGCTTCCTGGCGCGGGTGCAGGCGCTGTTCGCGCAGCAGCACAAGCTGGTGGAGAAGTACGGCGTCGACGCCAAGGCCCAGGGCGGCGGCGGCGGCGAATATGCGCTGCAGGACGGCTTCGGCTGGACCAACGGCGTGACCCTGCTGTTGCTGGACCTGTATGCGAAACCGGCCATCGCCGCGCCGCCCGCAGCGGCGGCGCAGCGCCACGCACAGCCGGAGCCGGCCACGCCCTGAGGCGGCAGCCGGCGGGTATGCGGCTACGGCATCGTCGCCATCACCTCGCGCCACGAACCGCTGACGCTGCCGGTGAACGCGCAGCGCGGCCCGCTGTTCACCGACGCGCGCTACTGCGCCGGCGCTTCCGTCCTGGTCCCCATCGCTTCGCGGTAGCGCTGGTACAGCGCCATCACCTTGTCGATGTAGCCGCGGGTTTCCGCATATGGCGGCACGCCGCGGTAGCGCGCCACGGTGCCGATGCCGGCGTTGTAGGCGGCCGCGGCCAGGGTGCGGTCGCCCTGGTAGCGGCGCAGCAGCGATTGCATGTAGCGCGCACCCCCGGCGATCGACTGGTCGGCGGCGAACGGATCGGCCACGCCGTATTCCTTCGCCACTTCGGGCATCAGCTGCATCACGCCCTGCGCGCCCTTGGGCGACACCGCCGCGGCGTCGAAGCCGCTTTCGGCATGCGCGATCGCGCGCAGCCACGGATCGTCCACCCCGGTAGCGCGCGCCGCGGCGCGGAACTGCTTGGCGTGCATGTTCAACTGCGGCGCGCCGACCTTGCCCAGTCCCGGATGCGCCGCCTCGCCCGGCGGGGTGACCGCGGTGAAGCGCAGGTACGCGCGCGCCCCCGGCAGATTGCGCGTGGAATACACCAGGCGCCCGTCCTGCTCGCGTTCGTACAGGGTGCCGCTGAACACGCCCATGCTGCCCCACAGATTGGGCGTGGCGATCGCGGCATCGTCCAGTTCCTTCGGCGTGCAGCGCGACCCCGGCTCCGGCGCGGTCGCCAGGCTGACCGTGCCGTCGCGCACGCAGCGGTACACCGTGCGCGCCTGCGCCGCAGCAACGGCGCAGCAGCACAGCAGCAGGCTCAGCAGCGTTCGGGCACAGCGCATGGGTGGGAGGTGGAACCGGCGACGGTGGGCGCGCATCATCGCGCACCGTGCGTCGGCGCGGGTGAGGGCCGGCCAGGACACTCTTTTTGGCCCG of Xanthomonas translucens pv. cerealis contains these proteins:
- a CDS encoding APC family permease — translated: MTQTALRRDVGPFALMLTGLGSIIGSGWLFGAWRAAGLAGPGAIWAWLLGAAIVTTIALAYAELGAMFPESGGMVRYSHYSHGSLVGFIAGWANWIAIVSVIPVEAEASVQYMASWPWQWAQDLYVQQPGGAGELSVPGLYIAAALVLVYFLLNFWSVKLFARSNSLITVFKLVVPALTGIALVASGFHSGNFSVGLHGGTHTIDFAAVLTAVATAGIVFSFNGFQSPVNLAGEARDPGRSIPFAVLGSIALATVIYVILQVAYIGAVPPELLAKAGWHGIDFRSPFAQLAIIVNLHWLAMLLYVDAFVSPSGTGITYTATTARMIYGMERNGTLPAVLGKLHPHWGVPRPAMLFNLAVSYLFLFFFRGWGTLAAVISVATIISYLTGPISAMALRRHAPEMHRPLRIFGLPVLAAAAFVLATELLYWARWPLTGEIILLMLVALPVYAYYQHRQGWQDFGRHLRGASWLIAYLPTIALLSWAGSTTFGGHGYLSYGPDLIVVGVVALGFYFWGVRAGWRTPSLQQASAG
- a CDS encoding glycoside hydrolase family 5 protein, translating into MSMSSKSRLTRCVLAAALLAASGSAWSYAINGGKVVDDKGNAVQLRGVNWFGLDGNVHTVHGLWARNWKDMITQMQGLGFNAVRLPFCPQTLNGTAPSSIDYGLNPDLHGLSALQVMDKVINELSRRGMYVLLDHHTPDCNAISELWYTSSYSEQQWLKDLSFVAKRYARVPGVIGLDLKNEPHGAATWGSGNASTDWNKAAERASAAVLKVAPKWLILVEGISDSANCSSSGGHFWGGNLEPLACTALKIPANRLLLAPHVYGPDVFMQSYFSASNFPANMPAIWERHFGQFAKSGHALLLGEFGGKYGQGNALDVQWHNALVDYLIGKGIHSGFYWSWNPNSNDTGGILNDDWKSVRTDKVTLLKKLWGDSSSSTPTPTAALSPALTSSQGGASFSTKTVVDSDWNAGYCHRVQVTNTGKASGNWAVSLSIGGAVNNLWNATWTQSGSTLNAAGVGWNKTLAPGASAEFGFCAAR
- a CDS encoding M16 family metallopeptidase, encoding MLRPLSLLISSILILGAGAAIAPASAAPPALAAKATVPEIAYTRFTLPNGLTVVVHEDHKAPVVAVSIWYHIGSGDEPAGKTGFAHLFEHLMFSGSENHKGTYFEPFEKVGATDMNGTTWFDRTNYFETVPTTALDMALWMESDRMGHLLGAIGQKELDTQRGVVQNEKRQGENRPYGRVDENILANLFPANHPYQHDTIGSMADLDAASLDDVKQWFHDNYGAANTTLVLAGDITVAQAKAKAEQYFGDIPAGRPVPRQQPWITPLARQTRGVQHDHVAQPRLYRTWVVPQLGSDDAVQLDLATTVLGGGKTSRLYQRLVYRDNLVDDVSASIQPFALASQLQISADVKDGVDPAKVEAAIADELQKFLAEGPSADELQRAQIAARASFVRGLEEVGGKAAILAEGQVYRNDPGAYQHDLQRIQAATAASVRKAADTWFGKGDYLLTVLPAGDGFDPAAEDKAVKPLPVAAGKPAPKLPAKASYSVGKNQVDRATGIPETSQFPSLSFPQLQRGKLKNGIQVVLAERHTIPVTQIELLFDAGYAADHGHKPGTASFSAALMNESTASLDSVEVAQRRQHLGAITAVGCNLDACSASLNALNDQLQPSLQLFADIVRNPAFKASDIERIRGQWLAGIAQEKTKPTKLAMRALPPLLYGTTHPYGIPLTGSGTEAAIQSLDARDLQAFHDQWLRPDNLRILVAGDTTLAQIVPQLDAVFGDWKAPDTALPKKDLRNVAAQPAPRVYLMNRPDAPQSVIMAGLLAPSTKAPGNLAIDVANDAFGGTFTSRLNMNLREDKRWAYGANSFMLDAQGQRPFLFFAPVQTDKTAESAAEILKEAKAVVGAKPLTAEEIANIKNQRIRALPGSYETTGAVLGAVESIVQYGRADDYVQTLKVRLEGIDQNAAEAAIKDIVAPQAMTWVIVGDLKQIEAPVRALKLGQVQVLDSDGQPVKANAAKQ
- the treA gene encoding alpha,alpha-trehalase TreA, with product MSHAAPPCCTPLLSLSLGLLLGNYDTASAQPAPRAMQTARAPAPLTPDLAYPELFQAVQQQELFDDQKHFVDALPLRDPALINADYLAQRQQPGFDLRRFVAANFEESGPVQTEAIRQDTGLREHIDALWPLLVRRQVDVPAHSSLLSLPQPYVVPGGRFREVYYWDSYFTMLGLVESGERERSRQMLDNFAYLIDTYGHIPNGNRSYYLSRSQPPFFSHMVQLQAKVEGDAAYARYLPQLQKEYAYWMQGAQALAPGSAQAHVVRLADGSLLNRYWDARDTPRPEAWLHDVRTAAQAKDRPAAEVYRDLRAGAESGWDYSSRWLGDRKTLATIRTTAIVAVDLNSLLYHLETTLALACKKNPGASGCDTDYAALASARKTAMDKHLWSDAGYYADYDWQQRRLREQVTAAALYPLFVGIASPARAKRSADTVQAQLLRPGGLATTRLHTGQQWDEPNGWAPLQWIAVDGLRRYGQDALAQRIGSRFLARVQALFAQQHKLVEKYGVDAKAQGGGGGEYALQDGFGWTNGVTLLLLDLYAKPAIAAPPAAAAQRHAQPEPATP
- a CDS encoding lytic transglycosylase domain-containing protein, with translation MRCARTLLSLLLCCCAVAAAQARTVYRCVRDGTVSLATAPEPGSRCTPKELDDAAIATPNLWGSMGVFSGTLYEREQDGRLVYSTRNLPGARAYLRFTAVTPPGEAAHPGLGKVGAPQLNMHAKQFRAAARATGVDDPWLRAIAHAESGFDAAAVSPKGAQGVMQLMPEVAKEYGVADPFAADQSIAGGARYMQSLLRRYQGDRTLAAAAYNAGIGTVARYRGVPPYAETRGYIDKVMALYQRYREAMGTRTEAPAQ